A section of the Triticum dicoccoides isolate Atlit2015 ecotype Zavitan chromosome 7A, WEW_v2.0, whole genome shotgun sequence genome encodes:
- the LOC119329222 gene encoding uncharacterized protein LOC119329222, producing MSDSALQDLNAAQSVVLEKSKDSSVEPCSSKPVLNGNKCVKKEGNAVPACPDVTNGCDAVVVDVEYIDSENLTDLPDVDTSLSTLLARLDSKDWIKTCEALNNVRQLAIYHKQRLQELLEPLVPLIVKSVKNPRSALCKTALMTCADIFKAYGEQMVDLIDLLLMPLFLKSSQDKRFVCEAAEAALISMTSWISPSVLLPKMQPYLKNRNPRIRAKASVCFSKSVPRLGLEGIKEYGMDKLIQVAATQLSDQLPESREAARNLSLELQAFYEKSQASGSAEDESAPAISPEAETWEAFCLSKLSTLSAQAILRVTVGVPVAPKEGGISAALKEGAVPAAMKEGGISVVVAPKEGGVPVATKEGAAAVGC from the exons ATGTCAGATAGTGCATTGCAAGATCTCAATGCTGCTCAATCTGTTGTGCTGGAGAAAAGCAAAGACAGTTCTGTGGAACCCTGCAGTTCTAAGCCTGTCTTAAACGGGAACAAATGTGTCAAGAAGGAAGGAAATGCTGTACCTGCATGTCCTGATGTAACCAATGGATGCGATGCTGTAGttgtagatgttgaatatattgaTTCTGAGAATCTCACGGATCTTCCAGATGTTGACACAAGCCTGAGT ACTTTGCTTGCTAGGTTGGATTCAAAGGATTGGATCAAGACATGTGAAGCTCTTAATAATGTTCGTCAGTTGGCAATATATCACAAGCAAAGGTTGCAGGAGCTGCT GGAGCCTCTAGTTCCTCTTATTGTGAAATCTGTTAAGAATCCAAGGAGTGCTCTATGTAAAACTGCACTTATGACCTGCGCTGACATCTTTAAGGCATACGGTGAACAAATGGTCGACTTGATTGATCTGCTG CTAATGCCGCTATTTCTGAAATCTTCACAAGACAAGCGCTTTGTTTGTGAAGCAGCTGAGGCAGCCCTTATATCAATGACAAGCTGGATCTCCCCCTCTGTATTGTTACCAAAAATGCAGCCCTACCTCAAGAACAGGAATCCACGAATTCGAGCAAAAGCATCTGTTTGTTTCAGTAAGAGCGTACCACGCCTT GGTCTGGAGGGAATCAAAGAATACGGAATGGACAAGCTCATTCAGGTCGCAGCAACCCAGCTCAGCGACCAGCTTCCTGAATCAAGGGAGGCTGCTCGTAACCTTTCACTGGAGCTACAAGCATTCTATGAGAAGTCTCAAGCCTCTGGTTCAGCCGAAGATGAAAGTGCACCTGCTATTTCACCAGAAGCTGAAACCTGGGAGGCTTTCTGTCTATCTAAGCTTTCCACGTTAAGCGCCCAAGCAATCCTCCGTGTCACTGTGGGTGTCCCCGTTGCCCCGAAAGAAGGCGGCATCTCTGCTGCTCTGAAAGAAGGCGCCGTCCCTGCTGCCATGAAAGAAGGCGGCATCTCTGTTGTTGTTGCTCCAAAAGAAGGTGGCGTCCCTGTTGCTACGAAAGAAGGTGCTGCGGCCGTGGGCTGCTAG